In Besnoitia besnoiti strain Bb-Ger1 chromosome IX, whole genome shotgun sequence, a single genomic region encodes these proteins:
- a CDS encoding phosphatidate cytidylyltransferase (encoded by transcript BESB_012580), with product MWGGSPPSVAGAEFFGHLEAAPIKGGVFKAGPIAAEEYQRDVVNNVSCMIAVVVALAVFQFTPKHKLSDFAARKLTHVSMGTLLLLLKQEGKLRHLYVKLFILLVATLSILSSLFKPFRFAKQNDRGVILFNVLVGLWTLFDLPLATLAPMFYADPSGAVVGRLVESRKWIGEKTVAGSAAVFVVTFLSAYTVTCLWHRLVLAALCTILEATGGDCDNLLMSLPVIAYFFVFQKDSEVSDNDIFGGISIRGGLSFS from the exons ATGTGGGGTGGGAGTCCTCCTTCGGTGGCAGGTGCCGAGTTTTTTGGGCACTTGGAAGCTGCTCCCATAAAAGGGGGTGTTTTCAAGGCGGGGCCCATCGCAGCGGAGGAGTATCAGAGAGACGTGGTGAATAATGTTTCGTGCATGATCGCTGTCGTCGTAGCCTTGGCGGTTTTCCAGTTCACTCCCAAGCACAAGCTTAGCGATTTCGCCGCCAGAAAATTGACTCACGTCTCAATGGGCACCCTTCTCCTCCTGCTCAAACAAGAAGGCAAGCTTC GCCATCTTTATGTCAAGCTTTTCATTCTCCTAGTTGCCACCCTGTCCATCCTCTCGTCTTTATTCAAACCTTTCAG ATTTGCAAAGCAAAACGACCGGGGCGTGATCCTGTTCAACGTCCTCGTAGGCCTCTGGACGCTCTTCGATCTTCCTCTAGCAACCCTGGCGCCGATGTTCTACGCGGACCCGAGTGGCGCCGTAGTGGGAAGGCTTGTGGAGTCCCGCAAGTGGATCGGAGAGAAAACA GTCgctggcagcgccgcagtctTCGTCGTGACATTTCTGTCTGCATACACCGTCACGTGCCTATGGCATCGCCTTGTGCTCGCGGCACTCTGCACTATTTTGGAGGCTACTGGAGGAGACTGTGACAATCTGTTGATGAGCCTCCCCGTCATCGCTTACTTTTTCGTCTTTCAAAAGGACTCCGAGGTCTCTGATAATGATATCTTTGGGGGCATCAGCATTCGAGGAGGGCTGTCGTTCTCATAA